One Nicotiana sylvestris chromosome 12, ASM39365v2, whole genome shotgun sequence genomic window carries:
- the LOC104210448 gene encoding uncharacterized protein: MEGGSPDRVSVESGAKKSSISSGGRIQDRKEFLHRFVDSESLTENLRTWYEETAENSTCNEPSFDVPFELIDLQKFDYALGGVPLQQLVRMPSAIYASTSGAAEATAYLALEDFLHASVRGLWEAFWGEDETLPFYVSSVYNSNLRFYQAEKAIAKGRLEGLCATAVMLKNPRHPQGKWDDILELAILRPDIGNLATVEKDCKPSLSILGEALFFALRVLLARSLSRSNIPLSLNSVFVLLVDTQYGGVLKVEGDISKMEMDLNDVYGCAAEWIKNNALITISPIDRIWNKLGNANWGDIGALQVLYATFHSITQYAGMSKNSVEDLAADHSARLQARRIERQLGDSKANGNGLFRFQQHSASPEIVEVHEEESFRLEPDKSMKLEVGSIVLIEDSNWQKGYQINEVLTDGEIPYYIASSVEDPGTTLFLYVGSHPSQLEPAWEDMKLWYQVQRQTKVLGVMKQKGLWSKYLPQLNASGRINHPGQCRRPSSGGNCDLPWCGTPVLVTSPVGRTVADMVRLGQFGTDEAIKCCHDCLSALSAASSAGIRHGDIRPENVIYVNSGVRQPYFVLIGWGHAILEERDRPAMNLHFSSTYALQEGKLCSASDAESLVYMLYFCSGGQMPNLDSVEGALQWRETSWSKRLIQQNLGDISAVLKAFADYVDSLCGTPYPMNYDIWLTRLKRHIPEEDHGKQIDTSS, encoded by the exons ATGGAAG GTGGATCTCCAGATCGGGTATCTGTGGAATCTGGGGCAAAAAAGTCCAGTATCTCTTCAGGTGGTAGGATTCAAGATCGCAAAGAGTTTCTCCATAGGTTTGTAGATAGTGAAAGCCTGACCGAAAACCTCAGAACGTGGTATGAAGAAACAGCAGAAAATTCAACTTGCAATGAACCCTCTTTTGATGTCCCTTTTGAGTTGATAGATCTTCAAAAGTTTGATTATGCTTTGGGAGGAGTTCCGCTTCAACAGCTGGTTCGTATGCCTAGTGCTATTTATGCCTCAACTTCTGGCGCTGCGGAAGCAACTGCTTATCTTGCCCTGGAAGACTTTTTACATGCAAGTGTGAGAGGTTTGTGGGAGGCATTTTGGGGTGAAGATGAAACTTTGCCTTTCTATGTTTCTTCGGTCTACAATTCTAACCTGAGATTCTATCAGGCTGAGAAAGCTATTGCGAAAGGGAGACTTGAAGGTCTTTGTGCCACAGCTGTAATGCTAAAGAATCCAAGGCATCCTCAAGGGAAGTGGGATGATATTCTGGAGCTTGCTATTCTAAGGCCTGATATTGGAAACCTTGCTACAGTAGAGAAAGACTGTAAGCCTTCTCTCTCAATTTTGGGCGAAGCTTTATTCTTTGCGCTAAGAGTATTGCTTGCGAGAAGCCTCAGCAGATCCAATATTCCTCTCAGTTTGAATTCAGTTTTTGTTCTTTTAGTTGACACTCAATATGGTGGAGTCCTGAAAGTTGAAGGAGATATAAGCAAGATGGAAATGGATTTGAATGATGTATATGGTTGTGCTGCTGAATGGATAAAGAATAATGCTTTAATTACCATTTCCCCTATTGATAGGATCTGGAACAAGCTTGGAAATGCTAATTGGGGAGATATCGGCGCTTTACAAGTACTTTATGCAACCTTCCACTCGATCACACAATATGCTGGAATGTCAAAGAATTCAGTCGAAGATCTGGCTGCTGATCATAGCGCTCGTCTTCAGGCAAGAAGAATTGAAAGACAATTGGGGGATAGCAAGGCAAATGGAAATGGTTTATTTCGCTTCCAGCAGCATAGTGCTTCACCTGAAATTGTTGAAGTACATGAGGAGGAGTCCTTCAGGTTAGAACCTGACAAGTCCATGAAGCTGGAAGTCGGTTCTATTGTGCTGATAGAAGACTCAAACTGGCAGAAGGGTTATCAGATAAATGAAGTTCTAACAGATGGAGAGATTCCATATTATATTGCATCTTCTGTTGAAGATCCAGGTACGACATTATTTTTGTATGTTGGTTCACATCCTTCTCAGCTGGAACCAGCATGGGAAGATATGAAGCTGTGGTATCAAGTTCAGAGGCAGACAAAGGTATTGGGTGTTATGAAACAAAAGGGGTTGTGGAGCAAGTATCTACCTCAACTGAATGCATCTGGCCGGATAAATCACCCTGGCCAATGCAGGAGACCCAGCTCAGGCGGTAATTGTGATCTCCCGTGGTGTGGGACCCCAGTTTTAGTTACTAGTCCAGTGGGCAGAACAGTTGCTGATATGGTGAGACTTGGCCAATTTGGTACGGATGAAGCTATTAAGTGTTGCCATGACTGCTTATCAGCACTTTCAGCAGCTTCCTCAGCTGGCATTCGGCACGGTGATATAAGGCCTGAGAATGTCATTTATGTTAATTCTGGCGTGAGGCAACCTTATTTTGTTCTTATTGGTTGGGGACATGCTATTTTAGAAGAGAGGGATCGTCCTGCAATGAATTTACATTTCTCCTCCACTTATGCCCTTCAAGAAGGGAAACTGTGCTCGGCCTCTGATGCAGAGAGTCTGGTGTACATGCTTTACTTCTGTTCTGGAGGTCAAATGCCAAATTTGGATTCAGTTGAAGGGGCTTTGCAGTGGAGGGAAACCTCTTGGTCAAAAAGGTTGATCCAACAGAATCTCGGAGATATTTCTGCAGTCTTGAAAGCATTCGCAGATTATGTTGACAGCCTCTGTGGAACACCATATCCTATGAATTATGATATCTGGCTTACGAGGTTAAAGAGACATATACCGGAGGAAGATCATGGGAAGCAGATTGATACCTCCAGCTAG
- the LOC104210449 gene encoding calmodulin, translating into MADQLTDDQISEFKEAFSLFDKDGDGCITTKELGTVMRSLGQNPTEAELQDMINEVDADGNGTIDFPEFLNLMARKMKDTDSEEELKEAFRVFDKDQNGFISAAELRHVMTNLGEKLTDEEVDEMIREADVDGDGQINYDEFVKVMMAK; encoded by the exons ATGGCGGATCAGCTGACCGATGATCAGATCTCTGAGTTTAAGGAGGCTTTCAGCCTATTCGACAAGGACGGCGATG GTTGCATTACAACTAAGGAGCTTGGGACTGTGATGAGGTCATTGGGACAGAACCCAACTGAAGCTGAGCTCCAGGACATGATAAATGAAGTGGATGCTGATGGTAATGGAACCATTGACTTCCCAGAGTTTTTGAACCTCATGGCCAGGAAGATGAAGGATACAGACTCGGAGGAGGAGCTGAAGGAGGCATTCAGAGTGTTTGACAAGGACCAGAATGGTTTCATTTCTGCTGCTGAGCTCCGTCATGTGATGACCAACCTTGGTGAGAAGCTTACTGATGAAGAAGTTGATGAAATGATTAGGGAGGCCGATGTCGATGGTGATGGACAAATTAACTATGATGAGTTTGTTAAGGTCATGATGGCCAAGTGA